A window of Thermoproteus sp. genomic DNA:
AAACTCATCGGCTTCATCTATATAAACTCTTTGCAACCAATAAGGCATCTCTAAATCCACTGCCTGTAGTAAAGTCGTCTTGCCGCTGCCGGGAGGCCCCGATACTATTAAGTTCTTGCCTCCCCTCACGACCTCCCTAAGCACGACCTCGGCCTCGCGCTCGCCCATGAAGCCGTCCCGTACTAGGTCCTTTAGGGTAGAAGCTCTGCGGTGCACCCTAATATACACATGAGGAGACGATACGACTGGCGGGAGATCCACCGAAATTCTAAGCCTCAGAGGGCCTAGCTTCAAGCCGTAGCGAAACGACGGATTCGCCCTAAGTAGCTTCAAGCCCTTAGCCCTTGCAAAGACCAGAAATTTCTCGACCAACGCACTCGATGTATATACATTTGTTATTTTTTTACCATATTTATTTGTTATATAAACATATTTATTTGGTATCAAAATGATATCCTCTATATCATCATCTATAAGAAAATTGAAGAGATCCTCCAATCCCAAAGATTTGAGGAGGTAATAGACGGCGTGCCTTTTGGATCTAAGCGCCTTGTAGTAAAGCCTATACCTCAAATCTATAGTGGAGTCCAAATCCCTAGAATACACCCTACCTATAACCTTCAGAACGAAGTCCCCCCTGGCGAATAGCGGATCTTTATCGCTAATATGGTCTAGCTCTAGAAGTCTGACTAAACTCCTTAACGCAGATCCTTGCATATCCTCCTCAAAAACGTGGCGGCGTCCCTTACGCTCAATTTACTTACGCCCAGTCTCTTAGCTATGGCGTCCTTATCATATATCAGCCTACGCCTATTAGACACCAAGTAGAATATAGCCGCGGCGAGCACCCTCGGGTTTTTCCCTTGTATTTTCCGCCTATCTATAGACTCTACGACCTTAAAGGCCTCTAAAAGGACTTCTTTAGGCGCCTCTAAATCTTTAGATAGAGTCTCTATATATCTCTTTATTTTTTCCTTTTGATTTACTCCAACGGGGGTCGATGTGACCTCTTTATTTAATTCATATAGTAGTATTTTTATTGACAACTTCTTGACGGCGCTGTCGTATAGAGGAAGTTTGGCGCGGGGCACATATAGGACAGGGCCCAAGACGCTACCACAATCGGCACATACATATTCGCCACTAGATACAACAACCCTCCTAGAGCCGCAATAAGGACAATTCATGCGGTCTAGATGTATTCAGGGAATAAGCTTATTACATATTGGAGAGGAGTAGAGTGGGGGAGTAGTTAAGAAGTAAGCTTTAACCCAATATATATTTTGTCACCTACATTAAATGGCAAATCTATTTTAATTTTAAATATGAGACCACCAATAGATATATATGATATATTATTATTTTTGTAGTATAATATACCCCACATATAAATATCATATTTATTTTTATAATCATCATCTTTATTTTTATCTATATTAACTAAAATACTACTATTTTTATTTATACTTATATTTAACATATCTAGTGGGAGTTCTAACTCAGCCTCGGCATCGCCCTCCATAAGGAGCCTCTTTAGCGGCCTCTCTAGATCGACTACGTCCCTAACTACTTCTTTTAACAGCATGATGCGTTCAAATTCGCCGAAAATATAAAGTTTTTAATGTCTTTTTCTCAATATTTCTTTGTTAAAAATACAATAAATATAAAAGTTATTAAAATGAAGTTATTTATATGAAATAGAATGAACTATAAGAATAAAAGCTTTAAAGGCTGTAGATCGAATAACATATGTCGGTGTTGGCTGAAGCCAACAAGAGATTTGTCGCCGAGATAAATAATCTATTAGGCAAAGAGGTAATAGTAGGACTCTCCAACGGAGATGAATATAAAGGAACTCTCCATGCGATCGACAGCCAGCTAAATATAATATTGCTAAATGTTACAACAAAATCTGGGAATAAATATACTAAATCTATTTTGATCTCTAGGTATATCATATATATAAATGCTGTGGAGAAAGAAATAGATCTAAGAGGCTTCGCCAAATACGCCGAGAAGTACTTCCCCGGAATGGTGAGGTATGTAGAGGAATCCAACGTAGTGCTCATAAGCGATAAGGTGAGGGTGAGCGAAATAGGCATAGAGGGGTCGGGCCCGCTTGCCGAGAGGGTTAAACAGATATATGAAGAATTTATGAGGAGGCAACGCTCCGAATGAGCTTTGAGGTAGCCGCGAAGGACCTTCTGGGGAGGGTTGGAAAGCTCTATACGAAATCTGGCGTCCTAGAGACGCCTACAATATTTCCAGTAGTAGACCCCAAAAAACAAGAGTTATCACTAAATATAATAAAGAAATATTTTAATAACATTATAACAAATTCATATTTTATTTATAGTATATATAAGAAGCCGGTAGACGCAAAGAGGATATTGGGCTGGAGCGGCATCTTGATGACGGACTCAGGCGCATATCAGATACTCCAATACGGCGTTATAGACATAAGGCCTGAAGACATCTTGAAGTACCAATCAGATATAGGTAGCGACATAGGGGTCATGTTGGACCTCCCCATGGACTCCGAGGAGTCGTACTTCTCGGCGTCGATAAAGGTGGAGGAGACTCTCAGAAGGGCCCTCGCGGCCATCGAGATGCGCGAACAGCTGGGCGGCATGTTGTTGGTGGGCCCAATACAGGGAGGGACACATAGAGACCTCCTCGTTAGATCCGCCAGATTTATGTCTAGACTGCCCTTCGATATATACGCTATAGGTAGCCCCACCACCCTACTTGAAGAATATAGATTCGATGAGATTATCGATATGGTGCTGACGGCGAAGCTCCATATGGGCCGCGAGGCGCCTCTACATCTATTCGGCGCCGGCCACCCGTTAATTCTGCCCTTCGCCGTAGCCGTCGGCGTTGACCTCTTCGACAGTGCCTCGTACATATTATACGCCAGAGACGACAGAATCATGTTGAGAGACAGGACCGTCAGGCTCGAAGACGTAAAGACCGACTATCTGCCTTGTAGCACTAAGCTCTGCGAGATTCCAGTCGAAGAGCTCAAAGAAATGCCGAAGATAGACAGAACTCTGCTAATAGCCGAGCACAACTTGGCCGTGCTCAGAGAAGAAATTCTAGAAATAAGGCAGAGGATATACGAGGGAACGCTTTGGGAGTACCTAGAAGAAAAGGCGCGTGCCCACAAGTCCCTCTACAATGCGCTCAAGAGGATGAAGAAATACGTCAAGTTGATTGAGGAATACGACCCGGCGACACACCCCATGCCAAGCGGCCTCTTGTTTTTCGGCGATACGGCTGATTCCAGGCCCGAGCCCTATAGACATAGGGCGAGGATAAAATACAACTACGAGGCGCCCGAGAAGCCAATTGCAATATTTTTAAAGGTATACTTCAAGCCATATAATAAATCTTGGGAATATATTTTCATAAATAAAATATTAAATAATTATAGAAAATATATACATATTTTATTTGTAGATGATATATTCGGCGTGGTCCCCGAAGAGGTCGCGGAGGTCTATCCGCTATCTCAACATGAATCTTGGGGCGCAGTAGAGGCGCTATATGACGATATAGCCGGCCTCTTAAAGAAATACAAGTATATAATTGCTTACGGTATCTATATAGGCGGTAAAAATGTAATAAATCTAGATAGATTAGATAATTTAGATAGGATAGTAAAGGATATCATATATAGTAGCGAGATTCTTCCCTCCTAGTCTCCTCCAACTGGCGCCGCATCTCGCTGTACTCCCGCTCGAGCTCTTCGGCCAGCTGTTTCAAGTCCGCCGTATCTACCGATATCCCGAACAGCTTACCGAACTGCTCAAGGGCCACGCTTGCGGCTTGGGGGTCGGCCGGCCTGTCGGCGTAGGGCAGAATCACCAACGCTGGGAAGTCCCTCATCTCGAAATGAGAGAGCAGAAGTCCCAGAGGTCCTACTATCTGGAGTCCTTGCTCCAGTCTCTTGAAATCTCCTAGCGGATAGCCTGACTTTAGGTAGGAGGAGGTATAGGCGACTCTGAGGAGGTCTCCCGGCTCGCGCCTAAACCGCCCGTCAAGACCTCCAAAAAGTACGGCCAGCTTAAATCCGCTCTTGACAACCCAATCGGCTAGAGCCTCGACGAAGTCGTAAATCGCGTCGTCGGCGAGGCCGTAGTTGTTGACGACGCCAGCTATCCTGCCGCAAGAGAAGATCTCGGTCTGTAGGGCCAACCTATCGCCTTCATAGGCCACTACCGGCGGCATCTTTTTGTACTTCACATAGCCGACGATCTCGCAATTCCTAGACAGATGTTTAACGGCAATATGGCCGACGAGGCCTACCCCGTGAAATCCAGTTACGAATATCTCCTTAGCAAACGGCTTTAATAAATTAAATATTACTTTCATATTTCTCTAATTTTTCTATAATTTCAGTAACTTTGTTTATTTCATCTATATTATTAACATAAATAAGTTGTACTTTACATATAGGACAGACGCCGTTATACGCCAGCTCTTCGTCCAACGAGTAGCGCCTATGGCAGTTAGGACATACGTAATAGGTCCCCTCGGTCAGCGCCCTCACCAAAAGGCTCAACTTGCTGGACACCAGCTCTATCTTCTTCTTTATGGCGTTGGCCACAACGGCGTCGTCGACATACCAAGAATACTCGGTCCTATAGTCGGGCGTCGTCGTCTTCACGACCCCAATCAAATTCCCTCTAGATAGAAATTGGAGGATCCTCCGCGCCTCAGCTGTAGATATATTCATCAATATCGCTATCCTATCGTCTGACAGCTGCTCCCTCCTCGAATATAACATCTCCACAATTTTCCGCGCCAACTTGCCGTACTCAGGGCTGTTGAACTCAAAAGATACGCTTCGCTCTACTATAATCAAATATGCGCTCAACAAGTCGTTGCTCACAAGACCCTCTTCAGCTCGGTATATAAAGTAAAAGCCGAGTCCTCGAACCGCTTGACCTCGCTAATCCTCACAGGGAGGTACGACTTCCCGTCCAACACGAGCCCCCCTATGGGCGGCCTCGCCTCGTAGATGGCGTATCCCGGGGCCTTCCAGAACAGAAGCAGTTTAAGCGTATTTATGCCAAAGCCCGTGACGGCGGACACAGGCACAAAGACGTCGAAATACCTCCTGATGATCGACGCCTTACGCGGCAGTTCGGATATAGGTATTTTGTCTACTTTGCTCAACACGGGCAGTATCTTCTCTCTATATACGCCTATTGTGGAGAGGACGTCTAGAGAGGTCTGGAGCTCCCTCAAAAGCTCCTCGTCCTCATCAGAGGCGTCGACCAACAACAAGACTAGATCCGCATCGGCGACCACCTGCAACGTGGAGTAAAACGACTCTATGAGGACAGGCGGCAAGTCCTCGATGAAGCCTATAGTGTCGGTCAACACGAGCTCTTTGCCCCACAAGTTGATGCGCCTTGAATATACGTCTAGAGTAGCGAAGGGCCTCCCGTCCACATATTTATGCTCTGCAGCCAGCCTGTTGAAGAGGGTAGTCTTGCCCACACTGGTGTAGCCAGTCAGGACAACTTCAGGCACGCCGAAGTCCCTACGCCTCCTCATAAGCCCAGCTCTGTTCTCCCGTATTTTGTCGAGCCTCCTCTTTATATGGGAGATCCTACTGACCATATGCCTATAGTAGGCGTCCACTGCGTACTCGCCGGCGCCCATATACCCAATTTGCTCCCCCATCTTGGCCCTACGTAAATACTCCTTAACCATAGGCAGTTGGTACTTAAGAGAAGCCAGCTCTATTTGCAGTTTAGATTCCAAGCTACCGGCCCTCTTCTCGAAGATCTTCAATATCAACAAAACCCTATCCATCACCTCCACGCTCAGCCGCCTCCTGAGGTTGTACATCTGTAGAGGAGTGAGGCTGTGGTACGCCACAAACAAATCGAAGTCCATCTTAGAGACCTCCTCCAATTTGCCCCTACCCAAATAAAAACGGGAGTCCTGCTCGCCGAACTGCACGACGGGGCCCACAGGCTCGTAGCCGGCGACCTCGGCGAGGGCACTGAACTCGGCCAGCTTCTTATCGAGCCTCCTGTCCTTAGGCCCTACGTACGCCAACAGCGCCCTACTTCTCGTCATCCCTGACCTCAGCTACATCGCCTAAAGTCAACTCCCTCCTGGCAGGAGCACCCGTGCCCTCCTCAGCCTGTTGCGTGGGGACTAGCAACTTGACGCCGAGGGCCCTCTCTAATTTCCTCGCCAGCTGGACATCGGGGACCAACTGCCCACTCTCGATACGCCTCAATATGCTCTCCTTCACGCCTATATAAGAGGCGAGAGCCTCCCTACTCAAACCCAAGGACTCCCTCGCCCTCCTTATCACCTCAGCATACTCCTCTACGACCTCATAGCGCTCCACAGCCCTCCTAGGAGGAGGCGGCTGGACGCGCCTCGGCGGCGGAGGCGAGGCCCGTTTCTGCTGTTGTTGTTCCGTAATGGGAACGGCCCCATAGGTCGCGGCGCAACGCCTACACACGTGAAGCACGGCGTTGTCTAGCTTTATGACGTACGGCTGGCCCTCAATCGGAGCCCCGCAGATATCGCAATATTGCATTAATACCGACGGATTGTACAGTTATAAGTATGACTCCCGAAGAGCAAGCATACGGCCTGCTGACTTATATATATGGGCACAAAAATATAAAAATAGATAAAAATAAAATTGTAGTTAAATACAATAAATCTAAAAGGATAAAATATATATATTATGGAGATAAGCCGATATTCGCGTATAGAAATAACGACGGCTACCTGCTACCTCTAGCAGACGCCGCGAGGTACCTAAAGGCGCCCTACGTGGTAGTAGACGGCGAGACCGCTAAGTTCGTGGCCCAAGGCCGGAGCGTGCCGGCCAAATTCATCAAGGGACACTCAAAGGGCGTGAGGCCAAACGAAGAAGTCCTCATAGTCGCGGAGGACGGAACGCCGACCGCTATAGGCCGACTCATATATAGCATAAGGGAGTTAAGCCTCGGCAGAGGCTACGCCGTAAAGCCGAGAGTTATCATCTCGAATTTGGATAAGCCAGAGCCCTAACCTCAAAACGAAGCCCCGGCCGGGATTCGAACCCGGGACCTCCCGCTTGCTTGAGCGGCCGCTCTACAAGGCGGGCGCTATCGGCTGAAAAGAGTTCAACTACCGGGCTAAGCCACCGGGGCTTGCTTAAGGTAGTATTGGGTTTTTTAAATAATTACTGTTGTTGTTGCCGGCTTTCTTCTCTGCTTCTGCCCCTACGCCCTCTGCCCTGCCTTATAGGCGCCGGCGGCTGTCTCGGCACGGCGGCGAAGCCCAACGGCCATCCGTATACCCTATCTCTCTGCTCGCTGGAGGTCGTGTGGGTCTCTATGGAGAAGCCTGTGTGGAAGACTAACGGCTCGTCTATCCAGACGGCGGTCTTTTCGGGGTAGTAGGCTATAGGCTCTACGAACCACTCGACAGTCCTGCCGCCCTCTATAAACCTCACATAGTCGAAATACTCGTCATAGTTATAGAAGCCCCATATGACCACCACCGAGCCCTCCGTGAGGGGCGGGGTGAATCTGCCCAGCGCAAGGCTGTATCCGTATCTATCGGCGTCGTTGCCATAGAGATGTTTCGGCATTAACGGCTCCACCTTAGCTCCCGCCTTTTTGGCGTGCTCTGAGGCGATTTCGTAGGACTTACGTATTACCCTTTCGGCGTCTGCCCTCGACAACGGGAGCAACCACATGCCCTCGCCACGGCGGAGGGAATATAAATGTTGGGGCTACTTTATTTTTAGAGGGCATAGGTAAATTAACCGATATCTATTTAGAGGAAAGAGTAGAACGGCCTATGCTCATGCCGTTGCTCGCCCTCACCGTCGTGGCGGTCCTGCTGGGCCTCGCCTTGAGGCGCGTCCGCGACAAGGCGCTTGCGGTGTTGGGCGTAGTGGGCTTTTTCCTCATAGCGATCCCCGCGCTTTTCGTCAGCGGCGATGTGGTGGAGAGGATAATAGCTGCGATTTTCGCCTATCAGCCCTATTGGGAGTACGTAGTGCCTGTGGCGGCATTTGCGTTGGCCTTACTGCCGCCGCCGAGGAGGAGGTCCAGAGGGCGGGCCGTCAGTCGCCCAGAAAAAACAGAATATTGGTAATTACCTCTTTTTTATAGAAATTATTACTACAGACACAACAAATATTATAAGCACTATAGAAATTATATAATTTACCGTAGTGCCGCTCGGCGTTGTGGCCGGCGAGACTACAGGCGGAGGGGCTAAAGCCGACATGTTGGCGGGGGCCTTCGTTATGACGTAAGTGGCGTTGCCGGAGCACAATATGTCGCCTATAGCCGCTGCATACATGGAGGCCTCTTCGTACATGTAGAGGGCCTCCACATTGTCCTTGCCGAGGTAATAGTCGCCGAATTGGATATAGCTTAGAGGCAATATGTTGGGGGAGCCGCAGGCGGCCGCCCTATATATGTTCTCCAGCGCCGTCTGCCGCTCCACTGGGGCCAAGCTGTCGGCTCCAGGAGCGGCCAGGGCGTTTTCGGAGAGCGATATGGTGTCTAGAGACGCCGCCAGCGAGGCCAGGTAGTGTCCGCTCGAATATAGGTCTTGGGCCAGTTGGAAGCTCTGTTGTAGCTCGTTGACGAGATCTGACGGCAACTGGTTCCCGTAGGTCGATATGACATATGAGTACATCACATAGGCATACTCCAAATAGGTCTCCGTCATGTCCTGTAGGGAGCTCTCGTTGATCACGCGGCCGTAAGCCAGCGCCCTCGCCGCATTTATCCACGGAGGTAAAGTGACCGCCCGCGTGTACATCAACGCCGCGTCGGGGCTGGAGGAGTTGGCCTCCTGATATATTTGATATATCCTCTCATATATGCCTATTATGACGCCTAGGTTGTTGGAAGTGATGGGGACCTCCCTAACGGCCTCCTCGTAGCTTTTGGCAAGGCTCAACGCCTGTCTATAGAGGGCTCCTGCGCTCAAGGCGCCGTTGGATATCTGCGCCGAGTAGTAATTATAGAGACCGCTATACAGCAAGGACGCCGCGGTGTAGTACTGCCCCTCGCTTGCGAGCGACGAGAGTGCACTCATGTTGACGTAGGCGCCCGCCGAGGCGCCCGTGGCGTTTTTGTAAATAGACAGGACTTGTTGATATAGGTATCTAGATGTCTCGTTGAAGACCGTCGCGTTTAGGGACGAGGGGCCGTAGGGGAGGGTCACGTTGTAGCCCGTGAGGTAGTATATCGCCTGTTGGACTGTCGCTATGGGTATAACCTTGACGCCGCTCACGCCGCTCGCCTGTCCTTGCTCGCCTAGAGGCACCAATACATATTTTATCCCGTTCTGGGCGGCCGCCGCGACCTTGTCGCCCACTCCGCCCACCCACCCGATAGTCCCGTCGGGCAGGATTATCCCTGTCATGGCCGTATCGTTCCTAATGGGTAGCCCTTTCATCAACGCGAACATTGCGGCGGTTATGTAGCCGCTCGCCGAGGGCCCGCCGACGCTCGCCTCAAGACTTTCAACTCTGACCAAGGCGGTGTAGTTGGCCGCGGGGGAGCCGGCCAGCCTGGCGGCCACATAGAGCGCCACTTGGGCAGAGGGCCCGAAGCCCTCCCCCGCCTCGGGCACGCCGGCCACGTAGACTCTCCCGTTGCCTGGCGATAACAATGTGATCTCTATCGGCACGACGGCCCCTCCGCCGCTCGAACTAACCGCAAGTGCATTTATCGTGGCGGTCCCCACCACGTTGAGGCTCTGTCCCGGCTTGAGAGGCGCCAAGACTGCCGCCAGCGCGGTAGCGACAGCTAGAAGCACGGCCAGTAGGAGCACGGCTTTGTTCATGCCGCCACCTGCGTTATTCGAATAAAAAGGTTATTCACTTGTAGTGAGTCTCAGCGTAGGTCCAGGCGCTCATCTTCGCCTAAGCCTGGATCATCATCTAAATACACCTTAGGAAATCTTTATATATGGAAGACCTCGCGCGCGCCCTGGCGAGAAGTCGCCGGGCTGTGGCCCTCACGGGCGCCGGCATATCGGCCGAGTCGGGGATACCTACGTTCAGAGGCCCCGGAGGCCTTTGGGAGAAATACAGGCCCGAAGAGCTGGCGACGCCGGAGGCCTTCGCGAGGGATCCGGCTCTCGTGTGGAGGTGGTACAAATGGAGGCAGGAGGTGATATATAGAGCATCGCCCAATCCCGCCCATTACGCGCTGGCCGAGTTGGAGAAGCTCGGTGTGTTGAAGGCAATAATAACGCAGAACGTCGACGGCCTACACGCCAAGGCGGGCTCGCGGAGAGTTCTGGAGCTACATGGAAATATATGGCGCCTTATATGTACCAAATGTGGGGCCGAGATGTGGGCCGAGAGGCCCGTCGAGGAGATACCGCCGAGATGTCCCCGTTGCGGCGGCTTGTTGAGACCTGGCGTGGTGTGGTTCGGAGAGCCCCTCCCCCACGCCGTTTGGGAGGAGGCAGCGGCCCTCGCCTCCAGCTCCGACTTTATGTTGGTTGTCGGCACTTCGGGCGTCGTATATCCGGCGGCCTATCTGCCTCTTGTGGCCAAGAGGAGTGGAGCCTTGATAGCGGTGATAGACCCCAACGAGACCGCTCTGGACGACCTGGCCGACTTCAAGATACGCGGCAGGGCCGCGGAGGTCTTGCCGAAGCTCGTAGAGGGGGTGAAGCATGTCCTACGTGGTGGCCTTTGACTGTCCCGACGCGGTCGTTAGGACTAAGGCCAGGAGGTTCGCCTTGAGGGCAGGCCTTTACGCCTATGTGGGATCTTGCGGTAGGTCTTGCGCCAAGAGGGTCGCCAGACACTTAAGGAGGCCCGCGGCGAGGAGGCATTGGCACGTGGATTACCTGCCGTGCGGCGCCGTCGCCGTGTTTGTCACCCGGCTCAGGGAGGCGGAGCTGGCCTTGAGGCTTCTCGCCGTGGCCGATTACGTCAAGGGCTTCGGCTCTTCCGACGATAGGCGCGCGCCCTCCCATTTGTTCCTAGTGGGCTCGTTAGCCGAGCTTCTTGACGCGATATCTGCCCCCGTCGATTATAAGTCTGGCCAGGCCCACCTCGGCTAGATATTTAGCGAAGGCTATGCCTTCTTCTGCAAGCCTCAAGGTGTCGCCGCCGCCGTGGACGCATAAGGCCATGGCGTAGGGGACGCCCTCGCGTAGACACTCGCCGTAGGCCCTCAAGAGCCCCCTCAATTTGCCCTCTAGCGCTTCGGCGTATTCCGCGGCTGTGGTAACGGGGTCGTGGGAGGGGTAGACCGGCGTGTTGCCTAGAGAGCGCAGTAGGGCTATGGACCGCCTGAGGGCGTCGACGTTGGCGACCCAGCCGCCCAGATCGCCCACGAAGATCCCCTCTTCGAGCTTGAAGCACGTATGGCCCCAGCTGTGGGAGCCGCAAGGCAACACTTGTGCCGAGAACTCCTCCAGATCGACCCAGCCCGCCGCAATTCTGGCGAAACGTCCAGCGGCTTTAGGCTGTTGCACCTCCCTATCGGGCGCGCCCGCCCTCTTGAAGACCGCCCTCACGTAGCTCCTAAACCTATTCCCGTCGATCAACATGCCCGCCTCGAAGGGATTGGCGATGACGGCTCTAGGGGCCGACTTGGAGAGCCCTGCCGTATGGGCGGGATGGTGGTGGGTCAACAAGACGTAGAGGACGTCCAACGGCTCCGACGCGTCTATGGAGACCCTCCCCACAAGCCAGGAGGCGCCGACGCGACTAGGCTTCACTATTATTAATAGGGCCGTAAAATTCTTTGTGTCTTGGCTCGAGAGGTTCATCGAAGACGCCGAGAAGCTCTTCGGGATATCTAAAGAGGAGCTCACAAAATTTGTAGACGTCATGTCTAGAGGCGACGAGAAGGGAGTGGAGGAGTGGGCCAGGAGGAATGGCGTTGGGGAGAAGGACTTCTTGGTTCTCTCAACTATGTATGTGCTCTATAAGGCCGAGGATAGAGTGTCTGAAGTCTTGGAGGGGCTGGAGCTTAAAGTCGACGAGGCGGTAGCCCTAATTGGTAGCCTCACCGCCCAGCTCATAAATGGCGTGGAGCTCGAAAATAGGAGGGTGTTGTTGGCTCAGATACTGCTGGCGGCGGCCTTACAGATCGAAGATAGAGAAATTA
This region includes:
- a CDS encoding MBL fold metallo-hydrolase, which codes for MKPSRVGASWLVGRVSIDASEPLDVLYVLLTHHHPAHTAGLSKSAPRAVIANPFEAGMLIDGNRFRSYVRAVFKRAGAPDREVQQPKAAGRFARIAAGWVDLEEFSAQVLPCGSHSWGHTCFKLEEGIFVGDLGGWVANVDALRRSIALLRSLGNTPVYPSHDPVTTAAEYAEALEGKLRGLLRAYGECLREGVPYAMALCVHGGGDTLRLAEEGIAFAKYLAEVGLARLIIDGGRYRVKKLG
- a CDS encoding DUF123 domain-containing protein, producing MSYVVAFDCPDAVVRTKARRFALRAGLYAYVGSCGRSCAKRVARHLRRPAARRHWHVDYLPCGAVAVFVTRLREAELALRLLAVADYVKGFGSSDDRRAPSHLFLVGSLAELLDAISAPVDYKSGQAHLG